From Haloglomus litoreum, the proteins below share one genomic window:
- a CDS encoding prephenate dehydrogenase/arogenate dehydrogenase family protein: MHLLVVGAGTMGRWFARSVAPAVDRVAFADDDETAARAAVAAFAERVADEPDAPTATVDDGGPVDLVCVAVPISAVPEAVAEHGPRAERAVVDVSGEMETAVTALADAAPDRERASFHPLFAPDNEPGNCAVVVDRGGPAVRAIREALADRGNRVFDTTPAEHDRAMATVQARTHAAVLAFGLAAEDVPEEFHTPVSEPLADLVANVTGGNPDVYAEIQAAFEGADAVADAARRVAEVADDFEAFAELYAEAGAAPFGGAAEGAPSRTAADDRTDGDDT, from the coding sequence ATGCACCTGCTCGTGGTCGGGGCCGGGACGATGGGCCGCTGGTTCGCCCGTAGCGTCGCCCCTGCCGTCGACCGCGTGGCCTTCGCCGACGACGACGAGACCGCCGCCCGGGCGGCGGTGGCGGCCTTCGCGGAACGGGTCGCCGACGAGCCGGACGCCCCCACGGCGACCGTCGATGACGGCGGGCCGGTCGACCTTGTCTGCGTGGCGGTCCCCATCTCGGCAGTTCCCGAGGCCGTCGCCGAACACGGGCCGCGGGCCGAGCGCGCCGTCGTGGATGTCTCGGGCGAGATGGAGACGGCCGTCACGGCACTCGCCGACGCCGCTCCGGACCGCGAGCGCGCCTCCTTCCACCCGCTGTTCGCCCCCGACAACGAGCCCGGGAACTGCGCCGTCGTCGTGGACCGTGGTGGCCCCGCGGTCCGGGCCATCCGCGAGGCGCTGGCCGACCGGGGGAACCGCGTCTTCGACACGACGCCCGCGGAGCACGACCGCGCGATGGCGACCGTCCAGGCACGGACCCACGCCGCGGTCCTCGCGTTCGGCCTCGCCGCAGAGGACGTGCCCGAGGAATTCCACACGCCCGTCTCCGAGCCGCTCGCCGACCTCGTCGCGAACGTGACCGGCGGGAACCCCGACGTGTACGCCGAGATACAGGCCGCCTTCGAGGGCGCCGACGCCGTCGCCGACGCCGCCCGGCGCGTCGCCGAGGTGGCGGATGACTTCGAGGCCTTCGCCGAGCTGTACGCCGAGGCCGGCGCGGCGCCGTTCGGCGGGGCCGCCGAGGGAGCGCCGTCGAGGACGGCTGCCGACGACCGAACCGACGGTGACGACACATGA